One segment of Anguilla anguilla isolate fAngAng1 chromosome 1, fAngAng1.pri, whole genome shotgun sequence DNA contains the following:
- the LOC118210449 gene encoding syncoilin-like, which produces MKRWRAMEAGEPLRVKEEEEEANRASESDASGKGEGPDDGWPPTEERVREVLSQVERRSKEVVSYMEGCLEEAGPRFEGCIGEVKLLELQRDARVAQLLLLEQPMARATQALRAELGKARKLLTRAELERQSLQEQVWQVKRRLFLVARDCIQSQVTLATQQHEVAQFAITQEELTVQIQELTEEASQLREEQQDQLRAVREQAQAAGRRRRPRSDLTHCRRFSLDLQQYLRGGVQALEQHYEPRLLALLRRRQWGEEALRRQREEAKDLRVRIAPLREEVQALELQRACMEERVALMEREREENVAQYREALEVLEQSLHDLKTEVQVQKKTNEAMENLKNSLSKELDVHRKFGEVYGTPRIPSQIQESPGEMSSELRNQLL; this is translated from the exons GCGGGCGATGGAGGCCGGTGAGCCGCTGCgggtgaaggaggaggaagaagaggcgAACCGCGCCTCGGAGTCGGACGCGAgcgggaaaggggaggggcctgacGACGGGTGGCCCCCGACGGAGGAGCGTGTGAGGGAGGTGCTGTCCCAGGTGGAGAGGCGCTCGAAGGAGGTGGTGTCCTACATGGAGGGGTGCCTGGAAGAGGCGGGGCCCCGGTTCGAGGGGTGCATCGGCGAGGTGAAGCTCCTGGAGCTGCAGCGGGACGCGCGGGtcgcacagctgctgctgctggagcagcCAATGGCGCGGGCCACGCAGGCGCTGAGGGCGGAGCTTGGCAAGGCCCGTAAACTCCTCACGCGGGCGGAGCTGGAGAGGCAGAGCCTGCAGGAGCAGGTGTGGCAGGTGAAGAGGCGGCTCTTCCTGGTTGCCAGGGACTGCATCCAGAGCCAGGTCACGCTGGCAACCCAGCAACACGAGGTGGCGCAATTTGCAATCACACAG GAGGAGCTGACAGTGCAGATCCAGGAGCTGACGGAGGAGGCGTCTCAGCTgcgggaggagcagcaggatcAGCTGCGGGCGGTGCGGGAGCAGGCCCAGGCAGCGGGCCGACGGCGGCGACCCCGCAGCGACCTCACGCACTGCCGTCGCTTCTCCCTGGACCTCCAGCAGTACCTGCGGGGTGGGGTCCAGGCTCTGGAGCAGCACTACGAGCCCCGGCTCCTGGCCCTGCTCCGGAGGAGGCagtggggggaggaggcgctgcggaggcagagggaggaggcgAAGGACCTGAGGGTCCGCATCGCGCCTCTGAGGGAGGAGGTCCAGGCCCTGGAGCTCCAGAGAGCCTGTATGGAGGAGAGGGTCGCCCTCATGGaacgggagagggaggagaatgTGGCGCAGTACCGG GAAGCCCTGGAGGTACTGGAGCAGAGTCTACATGACTTGAAGACGGAGGTTCAGGTGCAGAAGAAGACAAATGAAGCAATGGAGAACCTCAAGAACAGCCTGTCCAAGGAGCTGGACGTCCACAG GAAGTTTGGGGAAGTGTACGGAACGCCCCGGATTCCCTCTCAG ATCCAAGAATCTCCTGGCGAGATGAGCTCTGAACTCCGAAATCAATTGCTTTAA